The proteins below come from a single Streptococcus canis genomic window:
- the ktrB gene encoding potassium uptake transporter channel subunit KtrB: MKRSFIQSLSVTQRLTGSFAIVILIGTLLLSMPFTHYQNGPDTVYLDHFFNVVSMVCVTGLSVVPVAEVYNGIGQTIAMMLMQIGGLGLVTLIAMSTFALKRKMRLSDQTLLQSALNRGDSKDLKHYLFFAYKVTFGLEAIAALIMMTDFIPRFGWKHGIFNSIFLAISAFCNAGFDNLGASSLKEFVLNPTLNLIITFLIISGGLGFAVWVDLGLAFKKYFFVRPHCYGATFRKLSNQSRLVIQTTAVILVLGTFLSWFLEKDNSKTIANYSLHQQFMVSFFQTVTMRTAGFATISYKDTLAPTNILYMIQMVIGGAPGGTAGGIKVTTAAITFLLFKAELSGQSEVTFRNRIIANKTIKQTMTVLIFFFAVLMIGFILLLSVEPNIAPIPLLFESISAIATVGVSMDLTPQLSTAGRLIVIVLMFVGRVGPITVLISLIQRKEKTIQYATTDILVG, translated from the coding sequence ATGAAACGCTCATTTATCCAATCCTTATCGGTCACACAGCGCCTAACTGGCAGTTTTGCTATCGTGATTCTGATTGGGACTCTCTTATTATCCATGCCTTTTACCCATTATCAAAATGGCCCAGATACTGTCTATCTTGACCATTTCTTTAATGTTGTTTCCATGGTTTGCGTGACAGGACTCTCTGTTGTTCCCGTTGCCGAAGTTTACAACGGTATCGGCCAGACCATCGCCATGATGCTAATGCAAATTGGGGGGCTTGGCTTAGTGACCCTGATTGCTATGAGCACCTTTGCCCTTAAACGTAAAATGCGACTGAGCGATCAAACCCTACTCCAGTCAGCCTTAAACCGCGGAGATAGCAAAGATTTAAAGCACTATCTTTTCTTTGCCTATAAGGTCACTTTTGGTCTTGAAGCTATCGCAGCTCTTATTATGATGACCGATTTTATTCCTCGCTTTGGATGGAAGCATGGCATTTTTAACAGTATTTTTCTAGCCATCTCTGCTTTTTGTAATGCTGGTTTCGATAATTTAGGTGCCTCTAGTCTAAAAGAGTTTGTCTTGAATCCTACGCTTAATCTTATCATTACCTTCCTCATTATTTCCGGTGGTCTAGGATTTGCTGTCTGGGTTGATCTAGGCTTAGCTTTTAAAAAATACTTTTTTGTAAGACCCCACTGCTATGGCGCAACTTTTCGTAAGTTATCGAATCAATCTAGGCTAGTTATCCAAACGACCGCTGTTATTCTCGTTCTTGGAACCTTCCTATCTTGGTTCTTAGAAAAAGATAACAGCAAGACCATCGCCAATTATAGTTTGCATCAGCAATTTATGGTTTCTTTTTTTCAGACAGTTACCATGAGGACTGCTGGTTTTGCCACCATTTCTTACAAGGATACCCTTGCACCTACCAATATTCTTTACATGATTCAAATGGTTATTGGTGGAGCTCCTGGCGGAACTGCTGGTGGGATCAAAGTCACAACGGCAGCCATTACCTTCTTGCTCTTCAAAGCGGAATTATCTGGGCAATCAGAGGTAACCTTTCGGAACCGGATTATCGCAAATAAGACGATTAAGCAAACCATGACGGTTCTTATTTTCTTCTTTGCAGTCCTTATGATAGGATTCATTTTATTACTTAGCGTAGAGCCAAATATTGCCCCTATTCCGCTCTTGTTTGAATCAATTTCTGCTATTGCGACAGTTGGAGTATCTATGGATTTGACCCCACAATTATCTACTGCAGGGCGTCTTATTGTCATTGTCCTGATGTTCGTTGGTCGAGTCGGTCCTATTACTGTCCTCATCAGTTTAATTCAGCGTAAAGAAAAAACCATTCAATATGCCACTACTGATATTCTAGTGGGTTAA
- the ktrA gene encoding potassium uptake transporter gating subunit KtrA — MLKRKTVGVLGLGIFGRTVARELSNFDQDVIAIDIRESHVKEVADLVTKAAVGDITDKEFLLAVGIEHCDTVVIASGNNLESSVLAVMHCKKLGVPTIIAKAKNKIFEEVLYGIGATKVITPERDSGKRVASNLLRRHIESIIYLEHGISMIEFVIPESWEGQSLSELDVRRKYELNVIGMRQKEVKTLDTNVKPFEPLEANTIIVAIANDHTFEKFDYLGYLK, encoded by the coding sequence ATGTTAAAACGTAAAACTGTCGGCGTTCTTGGTCTTGGTATCTTCGGCCGAACTGTCGCTAGAGAATTAAGTAATTTCGATCAAGATGTTATTGCCATTGATATTCGAGAAAGCCATGTGAAAGAAGTCGCTGATTTAGTGACCAAAGCTGCTGTTGGAGATATTACCGACAAGGAATTTTTGCTAGCTGTTGGGATTGAACATTGTGACACTGTTGTTATCGCATCTGGTAACAACCTAGAGTCTTCTGTACTTGCAGTCATGCACTGTAAAAAACTCGGTGTTCCAACCATTATTGCCAAGGCTAAAAATAAAATTTTTGAAGAAGTTCTATACGGTATCGGGGCAACTAAAGTCATCACTCCTGAGCGTGATTCTGGAAAACGCGTTGCCTCAAACCTTCTCAGACGGCATATTGAAAGTATTATCTACTTGGAACATGGCATTTCCATGATTGAATTTGTTATTCCTGAGAGCTGGGAAGGCCAGTCCTTGTCTGAATTAGATGTCCGTCGCAAATACGAATTAAATGTCATCGGCATGCGCCAAAAAGAAGTGAAAACCTTAGATACTAATGTCAAACCATTTGAGCCGCTAGAAGCTAATACGATTATTGTCGCTATTGCTAACGACCACACCTTTGAAAAATTTGACTATCTCGGCTATCTTAAATAA
- the sstT gene encoding serine/threonine transporter SstT, whose amino-acid sequence MKKLCDLWVRVSLIKKIGIGVVIGVILGLLVPDFTGLIILGKLFVGGLKAIAPLLVFALVSQAISHQKKGRETNMTLIIVLYLFGTFAAALVAVLTTYLFPLTLILKTPVNTEFSPPQGVAEVFQTLLLKLVDNPINALATANYIGVLSWALVFGLALKTASQETKHLIKTAAEITSQIVVWIINLAPIGIMSLVFATVSENGIGILSDYALLILVLVGTMAFVALVVNPLIAFVVMRQNPYPLVFRCLRESGITAFFTRSSAANIPVNMQLCKKLGLSKDTYSVSIPLGATINMGGAAITINVLTLAAVNTFGIPIDFLTALLLSVVAAVSACGASGVAGGSLLLIPVACSLFGISNDLAMQVVGVGFIVGVIQDSCETALNSSTDVLFTAIAENAFWKRKKA is encoded by the coding sequence ATGAAAAAACTATGTGATTTATGGGTTAGGGTCAGCCTAATCAAAAAAATTGGTATTGGTGTTGTTATTGGGGTGATATTAGGACTCTTGGTGCCTGACTTTACGGGCTTGATCATTTTAGGAAAATTGTTTGTTGGTGGTTTAAAAGCCATTGCTCCTTTGCTTGTTTTTGCCTTAGTCTCCCAAGCCATCTCCCACCAGAAAAAAGGGAGAGAGACCAATATGACTTTAATCATTGTTCTTTATCTCTTTGGGACCTTTGCAGCAGCCTTGGTAGCTGTTTTGACAACCTATTTATTCCCGTTGACTTTGATTTTAAAGACACCAGTCAATACTGAATTTTCACCTCCTCAGGGTGTGGCAGAAGTTTTTCAGACCCTTTTGCTAAAATTGGTTGATAATCCTATTAATGCGTTGGCGACTGCTAACTATATTGGGGTCTTGTCATGGGCTTTAGTATTTGGCTTAGCCTTAAAAACAGCAAGCCAAGAAACCAAACACCTCATAAAAACAGCAGCGGAAATCACGTCACAAATCGTCGTTTGGATCATTAACTTGGCGCCTATCGGAATCATGAGTTTAGTCTTTGCCACCGTTTCTGAAAATGGGATTGGTATTTTATCAGATTACGCCCTGCTCATTCTTGTTTTAGTAGGAACCATGGCTTTTGTAGCTTTAGTTGTTAACCCCCTTATCGCTTTTGTTGTCATGCGTCAAAACCCTTATCCTCTGGTTTTCAGATGTTTACGCGAATCAGGCATTACAGCTTTCTTTACCAGAAGTTCAGCCGCTAACATTCCTGTTAATATGCAGCTTTGTAAGAAACTTGGGCTGAGCAAAGATACCTATTCTGTATCAATTCCACTTGGGGCAACCATCAATATGGGTGGGGCAGCTATTACTATTAATGTCTTGACCCTTGCTGCGGTTAATACCTTTGGCATCCCAATTGATTTTCTAACAGCTCTGCTATTGAGCGTTGTCGCAGCAGTGTCTGCTTGTGGTGCTTCTGGAGTTGCTGGAGGTTCTTTATTGCTCATTCCAGTGGCATGTAGCTTATTTGGGATTTCCAATGACCTGGCTATGCAGGTTGTTGGCGTTGGCTTCATTGTTGGTGTCATTCAGGATTCGTGTGAAACTGCTTTGAACTCATCAACCGATGTCCTGTTCACAGCCATTGCTGAAAATGCTTTTTGGAAACGGAAGAAGGCCTAG
- the htpX gene encoding zinc metalloprotease HtpX, whose amino-acid sequence MLYQQISRNKQRTVVLLIVFFILLALIGASAGYLLVDNYMMGLALALIIGAIYAVSMIFQSTSIVMNMNFAREVSEAEAPYFYHIVEDMALVAQIPMPRVFIIDDPSLNAFATGSSPKNAAVAATTGLLEVMNREELEGVIGHEVSHIRNYDIRISTIAVALASAITLISSIGGRALWYGGSRRRNSDGDSNSDNGLGIILLFLSLLSLILAPLVASLIQLAISRQREYLADASSVELTRNPQGMIKALEKLQSSQSVKYPVDDASAALYINEPRKKDGLSSLFSTHPPIEERIERLKHM is encoded by the coding sequence ATGCTTTACCAACAGATTTCACGAAATAAGCAGCGCACCGTTGTGTTATTAATTGTTTTCTTCATTCTCTTAGCGCTTATTGGGGCTTCAGCAGGCTATCTTTTAGTGGATAATTACATGATGGGACTAGCTCTAGCTCTTATCATTGGTGCTATCTATGCAGTCAGCATGATTTTTCAATCCACCAGTATTGTGATGAACATGAATTTTGCTAGAGAAGTCAGTGAGGCAGAAGCTCCCTACTTTTATCATATTGTCGAAGATATGGCTCTGGTGGCTCAGATTCCGATGCCGAGAGTTTTTATTATTGACGATCCTTCTTTGAATGCCTTTGCCACAGGTTCTAGCCCTAAAAACGCTGCTGTTGCGGCTACAACAGGCTTACTTGAAGTGATGAATCGTGAGGAACTTGAAGGGGTAATCGGTCACGAAGTTAGCCATATTCGTAATTATGATATTCGTATTTCTACTATTGCAGTAGCCTTGGCTAGCGCTATTACCCTTATTTCTAGTATTGGTGGACGGGCGCTTTGGTACGGCGGTTCTCGCAGACGAAATAGCGATGGCGATAGCAATAGTGACAACGGTTTAGGAATTATTCTCCTATTCTTGTCACTTTTGTCCTTGATTTTAGCGCCGTTAGTGGCAAGCCTGATTCAGCTAGCTATCTCACGTCAAAGAGAATATTTAGCTGATGCTAGTTCAGTTGAACTGACTAGAAACCCTCAAGGAATGATTAAGGCGCTTGAAAAGCTACAGTCATCTCAGTCGGTGAAATATCCTGTTGATGATGCTAGTGCGGCTCTGTATATTAATGAGCCACGAAAAAAAGATGGTCTCAGTTCCTTATTTAGTACCCACCCTCCTATTGAAGAGAGGATTGAACGACTGAAACACATGTGA
- a CDS encoding LemA family protein, with the protein MPTALIILVVLGVLALWLMISYNSLVKSRMHTKEAWSQIDVQLKRRNDLIPNLIETVKGYASYEQKTFEKITDLRARVANASTPQETMAASNELSKQVTNLFAVAENYPDLKANENFLTLQEELTNTENKISYSRQLYNSTTSNYNLQLESFPSNIAGKLFGFKPSEFLQTPEAEKEVPKVEFHF; encoded by the coding sequence ATGCCAACAGCTTTGATTATTTTAGTCGTTTTAGGGGTGCTTGCTCTGTGGTTAATGATTAGCTACAATAGCCTGGTTAAATCTCGGATGCACACAAAAGAAGCTTGGAGTCAAATTGATGTGCAATTAAAACGTCGTAATGACTTGATTCCAAATCTTATTGAAACTGTAAAGGGATATGCTAGCTACGAGCAAAAAACATTTGAAAAAATCACTGATTTGCGTGCGCGTGTTGCGAATGCCTCAACTCCTCAAGAAACCATGGCGGCTTCTAATGAATTGAGTAAACAGGTGACCAATTTGTTTGCCGTTGCTGAAAATTACCCAGACTTAAAAGCTAACGAAAACTTCTTGACATTACAAGAAGAGTTGACAAATACTGAAAATAAAATCTCGTATTCTCGTCAACTATATAATTCAACAACATCTAATTATAACCTTCAATTAGAATCTTTCCCAAGCAATATCGCAGGTAAACTATTTGGTTTTAAACCAAGTGAATTCTTACAAACGCCAGAAGCTGAAAAAGAAGTTCCAAAAGTAGAGTTTCATTTTTAA
- the rsmG gene encoding 16S rRNA (guanine(527)-N(7))-methyltransferase RsmG yields MTPQDFYHTLEEDGFSLSLKQKEQFDTYFKLLVEWNTKINLTAITEENDVYLKHFYDSIAPILQGFLSNDPVRLLDIGAGAGFPSLPMKILFPNLEVTIIDSLNKRISFLTLLAQELGLENVHFFHGRAEDFGQNKAFRAQFDIVTARAVARMQVLSELTIPFLKIGGKLIALKAQAADQELEDAKTALSLLFGKVIVNHHYQLPNGDSRYITVVEKKKETPNKYPRKAGLPNKKPL; encoded by the coding sequence ATGACACCCCAAGATTTTTACCACACATTAGAAGAAGATGGCTTTTCCTTATCTCTTAAGCAAAAAGAGCAATTTGACACCTACTTCAAATTACTAGTGGAATGGAATACTAAGATTAATTTAACAGCTATCACAGAAGAAAATGACGTTTACCTTAAACACTTCTATGATTCTATCGCTCCTATTCTCCAAGGTTTTTTATCTAACGATCCTGTTCGATTATTGGATATTGGTGCTGGTGCTGGCTTTCCTAGTCTCCCTATGAAAATTCTTTTCCCAAACCTTGAGGTTACCATTATTGATTCTCTCAATAAGCGGATTTCTTTTCTGACACTCCTTGCTCAAGAATTGGGTTTGGAGAATGTCCATTTTTTCCATGGCAGAGCAGAAGACTTTGGACAGAACAAGGCTTTTCGTGCACAATTTGATATCGTTACCGCTAGAGCAGTTGCCCGTATGCAAGTTCTATCTGAATTAACCATCCCCTTTTTAAAAATTGGAGGAAAATTAATCGCCTTAAAGGCACAAGCTGCTGATCAAGAATTAGAAGATGCTAAAACAGCACTGTCGCTTCTTTTTGGGAAAGTCATTGTTAACCACCACTACCAATTGCCAAATGGAGATTCTCGTTACATCACCGTTGTTGAGAAGAAAAAAGAAACCCCTAATAAATACCCACGAAAAGCTGGCTTGCCCAACAAAAAACCCTTATAA
- a CDS encoding YceD family protein, whose translation MLVISEIRKCPDGLSFDRVCDVKAKLLERNPQIIDLKNVRVVGNVHHDAGLYLLQYQLSYELTLPSSRSMTPVSLNEVQQVQELFIEAADLVDKQDMVDDNLVLVLEDDKIDLEESIVDNILLAIPLQVLTEEEKNSQDLPTGQDWTVLTEEQYQSLKEEKQKENNPFASLQGLFDE comes from the coding sequence ATGTTAGTTATTTCTGAAATCCGAAAATGCCCAGACGGTCTTTCTTTTGACCGAGTATGTGATGTCAAAGCAAAGTTACTTGAACGTAATCCCCAGATTATTGACCTTAAAAATGTTAGGGTCGTTGGTAATGTTCACCATGATGCTGGTCTTTATTTGTTGCAATATCAGCTTAGCTATGAGCTAACCTTACCTTCTAGTCGATCCATGACTCCTGTCAGTTTAAACGAAGTTCAACAGGTTCAAGAATTATTCATTGAAGCTGCAGATTTGGTAGATAAGCAGGATATGGTGGATGACAATCTGGTTTTGGTTTTAGAAGATGACAAGATTGACCTAGAAGAAAGTATTGTGGACAATATTTTATTAGCCATACCATTGCAGGTCTTGACGGAGGAAGAAAAAAATTCCCAAGACTTGCCAACGGGTCAAGATTGGACAGTCTTGACGGAGGAACAGTATCAGTCACTTAAAGAAGAAAAGCAAAAAGAAAATAATCCGTTTGCTAGCTTGCAAGGATTGTTTGATGAATAA
- the covR gene encoding two-component system response regulator CovR/CsrR, whose product MTKKILIIEDEKNLARFVSLELQHEGYEVTVEVNGREGLETALEKDFDLILLDLMLPEMDGFEVTRRLQTEKTTYIMMMTARDSIMDVVAGLDRGADDYIVKPFAIEELLARIRAIFRRQDIESEKKLPSQGIYRDLVLNPQNRSVNRGDDEIPLTKREYDLLSILMTNMNRVMTREELLSNVWKYDEAVETNVVDVYIRYLRGKVDIPGKESYIQTVRGMGYVIREK is encoded by the coding sequence ATGACAAAGAAAATTTTAATTATCGAAGATGAAAAAAATCTCGCAAGGTTTGTTTCACTTGAACTGCAACATGAAGGTTATGAAGTAACCGTTGAAGTAAATGGTCGTGAAGGGTTAGAAACTGCCTTGGAAAAGGATTTTGATTTAATCTTGCTTGACTTAATGCTTCCTGAAATGGATGGTTTTGAAGTGACCCGTCGCTTACAGACTGAAAAAACAACATATATCATGATGATGACTGCACGTGATTCGATTATGGATGTGGTGGCAGGCTTGGACCGTGGTGCGGATGACTATATTGTTAAGCCATTTGCGATTGAAGAATTGTTGGCTCGTATTCGTGCAATTTTCCGTCGTCAAGATATTGAATCTGAAAAGAAACTGCCTAGTCAAGGAATTTATCGTGACTTGGTCTTGAACCCGCAAAACCGTTCGGTTAATCGTGGGGATGATGAAATTCCCCTCACTAAACGTGAATACGACTTGCTTAGCATTTTGATGACAAACATGAACCGTGTGATGACACGTGAAGAATTGCTCTCAAATGTTTGGAAATATGATGAGGCAGTTGAAACAAACGTTGTTGATGTTTATATTCGTTACCTTCGTGGTAAAGTTGACATCCCAGGTAAGGAATCTTATATCCAAACCGTTCGCGGCATGGGATATGTTATTCGTGAGAAATAA